A single genomic interval of Lathyrus oleraceus cultivar Zhongwan6 chromosome 7, CAAS_Psat_ZW6_1.0, whole genome shotgun sequence harbors:
- the LOC127100540 gene encoding 60S ribosomal protein L38 — protein sequence MPKQINEIKDFLLTARRKDARSVKIKRSKDVVKFKVRCSKYLYTLCVFDTEKADKLKQSLPPGLNVQDL from the exons ATG CCTAAGCAAATCAATGAGATTAAAGACTTCCTCCTCACAGCCCGGAGGAAGGATGCGCGCTCTGTGAAAATTAAGAGAAGCAAAGATGTTGTCAAATTCAAGGTTCGATGCTCCAAGTATCTTTACACCCTTTGCGTGTTTGATACTGAGAAAGCTGATAAGTTGAAGCAGTCACTTCCTCCAG GTTTGAATGTACAAGACCTGTAA